One genomic window of Phoenix dactylifera cultivar Barhee BC4 chromosome 6, palm_55x_up_171113_PBpolish2nd_filt_p, whole genome shotgun sequence includes the following:
- the LOC103714917 gene encoding pentatricopeptide repeat-containing protein At4g26680, mitochondrial, with protein MKYLTFRRFSTSFDHANRNRSSNPAMNPSFLSIPHRTIPEPRGQDHDFVAVAHSHLVHGEWPKIAALATGLTPFRNNHILLRIQRDPVLSLEFYDWAALHHPSSQNLDTHSIILHILTKAKRFKSAESILRKFLIPRTQNSSEELFDAILYSYRLCDSTPGVFDSIFKAYAHLKKFRNATDTFCRMRDYGFLPKIRSCNAFMSSLLDLGRCDIVLAFYRDMRRCRMSPNVYTLNMVMCALGNSGKLEKALELFGKMETLGFTPTVSSFNTLIAAHCKNGLMGASVKLKNGMGKKGLEPNVVTYNTLIHGFCKEGNLQEANKVFNEMKAANVSPNTVTYNSLINGYSQINNSEMGMRLYEEMLKSRVEVDIITYNALILGLCNEGKTKKAAYLVKELDKENLVPNASTFFALISGQCKRQNSERAFQIYKAMKKSGCHPNYDTFKLLISTFCKNKDFEGAIEVLMEMLERWMAPEKDLLAELLEGLRVSGKSHLATRLLLGTAEGRLIPKAYFDGLLSSSQFEAGS; from the coding sequence ATGAAATATCTCACCTTTCGCCGCTTCTCCACCTCCTTCGATCATGCCAATAGAAACCGTAGCTCCAATCCAGCGATGAACCCTAGCTTCCTCTCAATCCCCCACCGGACCATCCCTGAGCCGCGGGGCCAGGACCACGACTTCGTCGCCGTCGCCCACAGCCACCTCGTCCACGGCGAGTGGCCCAAGATCGCTGCCCTCGCCACCGGTCTCACCCCCTTCCGGAACaaccacatcctcctccgaatCCAGCGCGATCCCGTCCTCTCCCTCGAATTCTACGACTGGGCCGCCCTCCACCACCCCAGCTCCCAAAATCTAGACACTCACTCCATAATCCTCCACATCCTCACCAAGGCCAAGAGATTCAAGTCCGCCGAGTCGATTCTCCGAAAATTTCTCATCCCCAGAACCCAAAATTCCAGTGAGGAGCTCTTCGATGCCATCCTCTACTCGTACCGCCTCTGTGATTCGACGCCGGGCGTCTTCGATTCGATCTTCAAAGCCTACGCCCACCTGAAGAAGTTCAGAAACGCCACCGACACGTTTTGCCGGATGAGGGACTACGGATTCCTTCCAAAGATCCGATCTTGCAATGCTTTCATGAGCTCGCTGCTCGATTTGGGCCGGTGCGACATCGTTTTGGCCTTCTATCGGGATATGCGGCGGTGCCGGATGTCGCCGAATGTCTATACTCTGAACATGGTCATGTGTGCTCTCGGTAACTCGGGGAAGTTGGAGAAGGCTTTGGAGTTGTTTGGGAAAATGGAGACTTTGGGTTTTACTCCCACTGTTTCTTCTTTCAATACGTTGATCGCCGCACACTGTAAGAATGGGCTTATGGGTGCTTCTGTGAAGCTCAAGAATGGCATGGGCAAGAAGGGTTTAGAACCGAATGTGGTCACCTACAATACACTCATTCATGGGTTCTGTAAGGAAGGGAATTTGCAGGAGGCCAACAAAGTTTTCAACGAGATGAAAGCCGCCAATGTGAGTCCAAACACTGTGACTTACAATTCTTTGATCAATGGTTATAGTCAGATTAACAACAGCGAGATGGGTATGAGGCTTTATGAGGAGATGTTAAAAAGTAGGGTGGAGGTTGATATAATAACATACAATGCTCTAATTCTGGGTCTCTGTAATGAAGGGAAGACAAAGAAGGCTGCATACTTGGTGAAGGAGCTTGACAAAGAGAACCTTGTTCCAAATGCATCAACTTTTTTTGCTCTTATATCTGGGCAGTGCAAGAGGCAGAATTCGGAGAGGGCATTTCAGATTTATAAGGCCATGAAAAAGAGTGGTTGTCATCCGAATTATGATACATTCAAGCTGTTGATATCTACCTTTTGCAAGAACAAAGACTTTGAAGGGGCAATTGAAGTGCTGATGGAAATGTTGGAGAGATGGATGGCTCCTGAAAAGGATTTATTGGCTGAACTTTTGGAGGGGCTTCGTGTATCGGGAAAGAGCCACTTGGCCACTAGGTTGCTATTGGGGACTGCTGAGGGAAGGCTTATTCCGAAGGCATATTTTGATGGTTTACTTAGTTCCAGTCAATTTGAGGCTGGAAGCTAA